The genomic window GGCACCAATACTTATATGAAAGACTTTCTTTATGAGAAGGTCTTTTTTTGTTTTTGGTTTCAATATTCTTTATAAACTATTTATGCATTATTCATGAGAATAAAGGTGATTTTCATCAATAATCAATTAAATTTGTTGAAAAATGTTATCCTATAGATAGATAATGTTTTACAAATTTAGACAAAAACAGATAAGAACTGATACGCAAAAATTCTTATATTCGTCTTTTTTTTGCTATAAAAGTATAAACTTCTTAGGAAATATATCGTTTTATAGTAGAATGGAGTTAGGAGGTAACGTATATGATATTAGAACGTGTTGTAAATTGTATTGATGAGGTCTATAAGGATATTTTAAAGAGTCCGTCAGTGAATATTCAAAAATGGATTCATCAGTTTCGTGAGGAAATGGATGATCAGGAAGTTGAGGGAATGATTAAAAAATCAATTATAGCATCACTGACTTTATGTATGTCTCAAGGGATTATTGATGATGATTTTTTTGAAAGTGCATTAATTCAAAATTTTGACTTTATTATTCAAAAATTACCAAATATGAAAAAAAGTATGTTATTAAAAATAGAATTAGTGGGATTAGAAAAACAAATTTATCGTGTTATGAAAGTGCCTTATGGCATTATATTGGCTGATTTAGCTTATCTTATTTTGGCTTCTATGAATGCTGATGGGAGTCATTTGTTTACTTTGAAAATCGATGGTGTGCGTTATGGGTGTGATGCATGTGATGAGGACTTTATTGAGGAATATGCAGCAGATGTAACAATTCCTGAATTAGAGCTTGAAAAAGGTGATCAATTTGAATTATGGTATGATTTTGGTGATGATTATTTCTTTCATATTGATATTATTGATATTGAAGAACATGATCAGTTACAATCTTTTGAAGATTTGGAAATTATTGATGGAAACGGTTATGGTATTTGGGAAGATGCACATCGTTTGTTAGATTTGTATTATATGAATCGTAAGGAATTTTTAAAGACAATTGATGAGTATGGTTTATCAGATGAAGATTTTATATTTGAAGAGTTTGATATTGATACATATAATGAAATGTTAATTGATGATTTTGAATATTTAAAGATGGCTTATGAAATGCCAGAAGAAATGGAAATATAAAAAACTTGACTTAGAGTAGGCTTTAAGTTGTATACTTAATCATAGGAGGTTAAGTATGATTTATAAATTTGAAGTTTTGATAACACCTTTTCAATTATCTCGAACAATTCATTTGTATTTGCCAGATAATTATGAAGAAAGTGATGAAAGATATCCAGTGATTTATATGTATGATGGTCATAATTTGTTTCGTGACCAAGATGCAACATATGGAAAATCATGGGGAATGGAGACGTTTTTAAATAACTATGATAAACCTTTTATTGTTGTAGGCATGGAGTGTAATCATGAAGGACAAAAACGTTTAGATGAATATTGTCCCTATGAAGTTGAAAATGCCTACTTTGGTAAGATTCAAGGACAAGGTAAGCCGTTTATGCAATGGGTTGTTGATGAATTAAAACCATATATAGATACTCATTATCGAACAATTCCATTTCGTGAATGTACAATGATAGGAGGCAGTTCAATGGGTGGTCTGATGGCTTTATATACAGTTATCAAGCATAATGATATTTTTTCTAAGGCGGCCTGTTTATCATCAGCAATTGGATTTTGTTTTCATGAATTGCAGGATGAATTAAATCAAGCCAATCTGCAATCTGATACCAAGATTTACATGGATTGGGGAAGTGAAGAATCACGTCATAAACGTGGACTTGCCTATGCCACTTCACAGAATCTTGAAATGTCTCACCAACTTGTATTAAGAGGTGCTCAAACATATCCTCATCTTATCATTAATGGAAAACACAATGAAGCAACTTGGGAGAAACAGATTCCTATTTTCATGGATTATTTATGGAAATAAAAGTATAAAAAAGTTTTTACGTCTAAGAGGTTATTAACAAGACTGGTTGACTGGTTTTGTTGATAACCTTTTTTGCATGATATCAAAAAAGTGACTAAAGACTTGGCGTCTTTAATCACTCATATTTTCACTCTCTTATAGATAATGATATATTATTCAGTTTTTGTTTTTTTAGCTTCAAGCCATAACATATGTAGAACTTCAATCAGCATTTTACGTGTTTTGGAATCAAGTAACGTTAATTCTTTGATAGCATTTAATATATGTTTATAAGAAATGTGTGATAAATCAGTAAAGGTATAAAGATCTAATGAATCAAAGAGTCCAAACATGGCTTCTACAAATTGATGTTTTTCTTCATTGGTTAATTTTTCTAAGAAAAGAATGACTTTGATTGCAAATTGTACACTTTCAAAAGATAATTCATCATCAACAAAATGCTGTGGTGCCACTTCCCATGAAAAGCCGTTGTGCTGTAACATGCCAGTATAATGACTATGAACAACAGTATATTGTTCTTCGTGACCGAGGACAATGCCAAAAAAAGAATAGTGAGGTATATAGCTATGAATACGTGGTAACATGTCTTTATATTGTGATGAGACCATAATTTCATCCTGAAATCCTGGCCCATCAAAATTATCAACTTTAATGATTCGCTTTTTTGTATCATTGTGCGTAAAACAGGCAGCATACATAGCAAGATTTCCACCTTTAGAATGACCTACTAACCATAATGGACAATTCTTTTTGTATTGAAAATGTTTTTTTATTCTTTGAAATAAAGATGAATCAAGATGTCTATTTTTTAATGATTCAATCAATGAAGTGTTATTTTGATACTGTGAAATATAGTGCAGATATTCAGCAGAAGATATTTGTGCTGGAACAACATTTTCACATAGCATTAAAAAATCTTCATGCCATCCAACGAGAGTATCATCTGTACCACGATAGGCAATCACTAATCTTTGATCCTCAAGCTGCAAAGTCATTGCTGAAAATTGTTTAATCAGTTCTTTATCAATATCATTAATATAACTAAGAATACGAATGTTTTGATAACGAAGAGAATGTGCCATCTTTTCAAAAAGATAATGACTTTCAATAAGAATGGAAGAGAGTTGCATTTCATCTAATGATTTATTTCTATGAACATAAAGTTCATAGACTTCTTTTAAAGTATATGACTTTTCAAAATCCAAATCAATTAAACCATCTAAATTGACATAAGCGAATTCACTAAAAATCAGTGCATCTACTTCATTGTATGGAAAATCAATTGGAGAAAGATCACCACGTAAATCTACATAATCGTAAATTGTGTTTTTCATAAGCACCCTTCCTTTCATAATGAAACCTATTCTACATGATTTTTGAATAAAAATCAAATAACTAAAAATAAGATATTTGGTGTCTAAAAAAGAGATAATTTGCCAAAATATATAAAATGTGATACTCTTACAAAAGAGGAAGTGAAAAAATGAAAGCGTTTGATAATAAATATTTAAAAAGAATTGTTTTTAGTATTCAATTGGTTTCTTTATTGGTATTATTGAGTGTGGCTTATACGGTCCAACTTATACCAGTAAAATATTTAATTATTGTAAGTATTGTATTGATTTTATTGTTGGTTGGAGAATATTTTTTTATATTTTATAAAAAGCCACGAAGTAAAAGATCATTAATAACGCAAATAATGAGTGTTTTGTTAAGTTGTGTCATGGTTGTAGGGGCTTTTTATATTTATAAAACAAGACAAATTGTTGATTTAATGACAGAAAGTAAATTTCAAACAAGAGCAATTTCTGTGATTGTTTTAAAAGATTCTGCTATTAAAAATGTTGAGCAATTGCCTAAACATCAAACAGGTTATATTTCTTCAATAGATGCACAAACAATGACTTATACAATTGATCAATTGAAAAAAGATATTGGAGATATTCAGTTAAGTGATTATAAAGATTTTACTAAATTGGTAGGCGCTCTTTATGATCAAAAAGTTGATGCGATTATTTTAGATGAAGCGTTTAGAAGTTTGGTAGAACAAACACATGATGCTTTTAATGATGAAACACGTGTCATCTATCAGGTGAAAAAGGATGAAAAGGCTGTCAGTGCAAAAAATGTAGATGTTACTGAGAAACCATTTTTGGTATTTATTAGTGGTAATGATGAATATGGTGATTTATCTGCTGTTTCACGTAGTGATGTGAATATGCTAGTTGGTGTGAATCCAAAAAATCATCAAATTCTTTTAATTAGTATTCCTCGTGATACATATTATCCTTTGCATATGAATGGTCAATATGATAAATTTACCCATGCCGGTATTTATGGATTGCAAGAAAGTGTCAATACTTTACAAGATATCGTCAAAGAAGATATTAACTATTATGCCCGTATGAATTTTACTTCTTTTATTAAAATTGTTGATGCATTAGGAGGAATTACTGTTAATTCACCAGTTGCTTTTACAACTAAAATTGGTAAATATGAAATTAAAGAAGGAGAAAATAAGCTGAATGCAAAACAGGCGTTATCATTTGTAAGAGAAAGAAAATCTTTTGTAGATGGTGATTTTGCACGTGGACGTAATCAGCAGCGTATGATTTCAGCCATTGTTAAAAAGGTTTGTTCACCAGCTATCTTAACATCTTTTTCAGCTGTTTTAGATACTGTAAGTCAAAGTGTTGAAACAAATTTTTCTAGTCATGAAATCAACGCATTGGTTCAAATGCAGTTATCAGATATGCCTTCTTGGGATATTCAGTCATATCAAATATCTGGGGTTCCTAATACATTGCCTTGTTATTCAATGGGAGGTATTAGTGCTTCAGTTGTTCAGCCATCCCCAGCATCTATCAAACAAGCTACAGAATATATAGATGCTTTAATGGCAAATCAAAAAATCCAGACGGATGCTGGAGATTTAAATCAGTAAAAAGGAGATATTATGAAAGAAACGCTATTATTATACCATATGCCCCAATCTATTTTAGAAAAGATAGAAGACATTGCTAAACAATTACATATTGATATTCAAATCATTGATGATTCTCAAATTCATGAAACGATGGGATATCTTTTATCAATAGAGGGTTATCCAGCTTCAAAACCTCAAGATAAACCAGAAGATATGAATCAGGAATTTATCTTCTTTGCTGGTATGAGTG from Candidatus Stoquefichus sp. SB1 includes these protein-coding regions:
- a CDS encoding IS1096 element passenger TnpR family protein; amino-acid sequence: MILERVVNCIDEVYKDILKSPSVNIQKWIHQFREEMDDQEVEGMIKKSIIASLTLCMSQGIIDDDFFESALIQNFDFIIQKLPNMKKSMLLKIELVGLEKQIYRVMKVPYGIILADLAYLILASMNADGSHLFTLKIDGVRYGCDACDEDFIEEYAADVTIPELELEKGDQFELWYDFGDDYFFHIDIIDIEEHDQLQSFEDLEIIDGNGYGIWEDAHRLLDLYYMNRKEFLKTIDEYGLSDEDFIFEEFDIDTYNEMLIDDFEYLKMAYEMPEEMEI
- a CDS encoding alpha/beta hydrolase — encoded protein: MIYKFEVLITPFQLSRTIHLYLPDNYEESDERYPVIYMYDGHNLFRDQDATYGKSWGMETFLNNYDKPFIVVGMECNHEGQKRLDEYCPYEVENAYFGKIQGQGKPFMQWVVDELKPYIDTHYRTIPFRECTMIGGSSMGGLMALYTVIKHNDIFSKAACLSSAIGFCFHELQDELNQANLQSDTKIYMDWGSEESRHKRGLAYATSQNLEMSHQLVLRGAQTYPHLIINGKHNEATWEKQIPIFMDYLWK
- a CDS encoding Mbeg1-like protein; the protein is MKNTIYDYVDLRGDLSPIDFPYNEVDALIFSEFAYVNLDGLIDLDFEKSYTLKEVYELYVHRNKSLDEMQLSSILIESHYLFEKMAHSLRYQNIRILSYINDIDKELIKQFSAMTLQLEDQRLVIAYRGTDDTLVGWHEDFLMLCENVVPAQISSAEYLHYISQYQNNTSLIESLKNRHLDSSLFQRIKKHFQYKKNCPLWLVGHSKGGNLAMYAACFTHNDTKKRIIKVDNFDGPGFQDEIMVSSQYKDMLPRIHSYIPHYSFFGIVLGHEEQYTVVHSHYTGMLQHNGFSWEVAPQHFVDDELSFESVQFAIKVILFLEKLTNEEKHQFVEAMFGLFDSLDLYTFTDLSHISYKHILNAIKELTLLDSKTRKMLIEVLHMLWLEAKKTKTE
- a CDS encoding LCP family protein — protein: MKAFDNKYLKRIVFSIQLVSLLVLLSVAYTVQLIPVKYLIIVSIVLILLLVGEYFFIFYKKPRSKRSLITQIMSVLLSCVMVVGAFYIYKTRQIVDLMTESKFQTRAISVIVLKDSAIKNVEQLPKHQTGYISSIDAQTMTYTIDQLKKDIGDIQLSDYKDFTKLVGALYDQKVDAIILDEAFRSLVEQTHDAFNDETRVIYQVKKDEKAVSAKNVDVTEKPFLVFISGNDEYGDLSAVSRSDVNMLVGVNPKNHQILLISIPRDTYYPLHMNGQYDKFTHAGIYGLQESVNTLQDIVKEDINYYARMNFTSFIKIVDALGGITVNSPVAFTTKIGKYEIKEGENKLNAKQALSFVRERKSFVDGDFARGRNQQRMISAIVKKVCSPAILTSFSAVLDTVSQSVETNFSSHEINALVQMQLSDMPSWDIQSYQISGVPNTLPCYSMGGISASVVQPSPASIKQATEYIDALMANQKIQTDAGDLNQ
- a CDS encoding DUF3783 domain-containing protein → MKETLLLYHMPQSILEKIEDIAKQLHIDIQIIDDSQIHETMGYLLSIEGYPASKPQDKPEDMNQEFIFFAGMSDQQLDILLQLFQMNDIPKIPYKAMLTKHNMNYTFIQLYKSVQNEYWQMSQMSRTD